Proteins encoded in a region of the Gemmatimonadota bacterium genome:
- the mfd gene encoding transcription-repair coupling factor: MSLRPILDAFDRCATVRALAERLPARGKAVRLGGLPGSSGAVLATWLTERVGAGRLVVIMATTPSDAERWVTDLTALTGAGVALYPQREALGEDEPHYEIAGERIETLASLLRGELGVLVTTARASAERTAVPAALAAMRLQLVQGATEPMGTLVESLEAMGYRRVPTVAEVAEFSVRGGIVDLYGFGMASPARLEWWGDEIASLRAFDLTTQRSGAELPDLTVLPISSAAMRIPLVDTGPVERKSLLDLLPSDALLIEDASHPDEEEVERAWREAEHHLEIARRLGEETPPRSDLFLDPAAWKTRRESFARLLLRDDPADVQLGFFPPERVDRDLGRLRGLLGHGTPTLILCDNEGQRERLDELLEENGFRPSGCTLVVGALDGGFVMPTLRVLTDHEIFRRARRLRRTRRYRQAAPNTVTGALSLGDYVVHLEHGIGVYRGIQTLTVDGGMIEVAILEYEGGDRLNVPLYRLDQVERYRAAGDDGDRPPPKIHRLGGTIWKKVREKTRHAIQAMAADLLDLYARRTVHAGYPAPPDTRWQRELESSFLYEDTPDQRKATEDIKRDMERPLPMDRLLVGDVGYGKTEVAVRAAFKAVQGGKQVAVLVPTTILAEQHFRTFADRLADYPVTVEALSRFRTAKEQKETVLKLAEGGLDIVIGTHRLLSKDVLFKDLGLLIVDEEHRFGVKHKERLKQLRLAVDVLTLTATPIPRTLHLSLAGLRDMTVIETPPRDRSPILTFVEPWDDGLLEEAMARELDRGGQVFVVHNRIETIETIAARIRALAPRATVAVGHGQMAADELEDVMQQFVVGKVDILVSTMIVESGLDVPNANTMIVHDAHRFGLAQLYQLRGRVGRSHRRAYCYLVVPDTIDSSAEERLKVLEHHTDLGAGYRIALKDLELRGAGNLLGSEQSGHAHAVGFDLYMRWLEETVTAMRGRGGGDAPQPPDVVLDVPAHLPDAFIPDDETKLDLYRRLARASAPGDIDELRAELRERFGPLPPEADALLDMGRLRAIGAVLGLQHVLVRGDEARLTFRQGATPRMAGLTQALDDVQLAAEVRRTVPLSLRLVRLGGEGLVPSLVRALRQVAV, encoded by the coding sequence ATGTCGCTTCGTCCGATCCTCGATGCCTTTGACCGCTGCGCCACGGTTCGTGCCCTGGCGGAGCGGCTTCCTGCGCGCGGCAAAGCCGTCCGTCTCGGTGGCCTCCCCGGCTCCAGCGGCGCGGTGCTCGCGACGTGGCTGACGGAGCGCGTCGGCGCCGGTCGCCTCGTCGTCATCATGGCGACGACTCCCTCCGATGCCGAACGCTGGGTCACTGACCTCACGGCACTGACCGGCGCCGGTGTGGCGCTCTACCCGCAGCGCGAAGCGCTCGGCGAGGACGAGCCCCACTACGAAATCGCCGGCGAACGGATCGAGACGCTCGCCTCACTGCTCCGCGGCGAACTGGGTGTCCTGGTCACGACGGCGCGCGCGTCGGCCGAGCGGACCGCCGTGCCCGCCGCGCTCGCGGCGATGCGCCTGCAGCTGGTGCAGGGCGCCACGGAACCGATGGGGACGCTGGTCGAGTCGCTCGAGGCGATGGGATACCGCCGGGTGCCGACGGTCGCCGAGGTGGCGGAGTTCTCGGTGCGGGGCGGCATCGTCGACCTCTACGGCTTCGGCATGGCGTCGCCGGCCCGCCTCGAATGGTGGGGCGACGAGATCGCATCACTGCGTGCGTTCGACCTGACCACGCAGCGCTCCGGCGCCGAGTTGCCCGACCTCACCGTCTTGCCGATTTCGTCGGCCGCGATGCGCATTCCGCTGGTGGACACGGGGCCGGTCGAACGGAAGTCGCTGCTCGACCTGCTCCCCTCCGACGCGCTGCTGATCGAGGATGCCTCGCACCCCGACGAGGAAGAAGTCGAGCGCGCCTGGCGCGAGGCGGAGCACCATCTGGAGATCGCGCGGCGCCTCGGCGAGGAGACGCCGCCGCGGAGCGATCTCTTCCTCGACCCGGCCGCGTGGAAGACGCGCCGCGAGTCGTTCGCGCGGTTGCTCCTCCGCGACGATCCCGCCGATGTGCAGCTCGGCTTCTTCCCGCCGGAGCGCGTCGACCGCGACCTCGGTCGCCTGCGCGGCCTCCTCGGCCACGGCACGCCCACGCTGATCCTCTGCGACAACGAAGGGCAGCGCGAGCGACTCGACGAGCTCCTCGAAGAGAATGGCTTCCGGCCCTCGGGATGCACGCTGGTGGTCGGCGCACTCGACGGTGGCTTCGTGATGCCGACGCTGCGCGTGTTGACCGATCACGAAATCTTCCGCCGCGCGCGCCGCCTCCGCCGCACGCGCCGGTATCGGCAGGCCGCGCCGAACACCGTCACCGGGGCGCTCTCGCTCGGCGATTACGTGGTGCACCTCGAACACGGCATCGGGGTCTACCGCGGCATCCAGACGCTGACGGTCGATGGCGGGATGATCGAGGTCGCGATCCTCGAGTACGAAGGTGGCGACCGCCTGAACGTGCCGCTGTATCGGCTCGATCAGGTGGAGCGCTACCGTGCGGCCGGCGACGACGGCGACCGCCCACCACCGAAGATCCATCGACTCGGTGGCACGATCTGGAAGAAGGTGCGCGAGAAGACGCGCCACGCGATTCAGGCGATGGCCGCCGACCTGCTCGACCTCTACGCCCGCCGCACGGTGCACGCCGGCTATCCGGCGCCGCCGGACACCCGCTGGCAACGCGAGCTCGAGTCCTCCTTCCTGTACGAGGACACGCCCGACCAGCGGAAGGCCACCGAGGACATCAAGCGCGACATGGAGCGGCCGCTCCCGATGGACCGGCTGCTGGTGGGCGACGTCGGCTACGGCAAGACGGAAGTCGCGGTGCGCGCCGCGTTCAAGGCGGTGCAGGGTGGCAAGCAGGTCGCGGTGCTGGTCCCCACCACCATTCTCGCCGAACAGCATTTCCGGACCTTTGCCGATCGTCTCGCCGACTATCCCGTCACGGTCGAGGCGCTCTCGCGTTTCCGCACCGCCAAGGAGCAGAAGGAGACGGTGCTCAAGCTCGCCGAGGGCGGGCTCGATATCGTGATCGGGACGCACCGACTGCTGTCGAAGGATGTGCTCTTCAAGGACCTCGGCTTGTTGATCGTCGACGAGGAGCATCGCTTCGGCGTCAAGCACAAGGAACGGCTCAAGCAGCTGCGCCTCGCCGTCGACGTGCTCACGCTCACCGCGACGCCGATTCCGCGGACGCTCCACCTCTCGCTCGCCGGCCTGCGCGACATGACGGTCATCGAGACGCCGCCGCGCGACCGCTCGCCGATCCTGACCTTCGTCGAGCCGTGGGACGACGGGCTGCTCGAAGAGGCGATGGCGCGCGAGCTGGACCGCGGCGGGCAGGTCTTCGTGGTGCACAACCGGATCGAGACGATCGAGACGATCGCCGCGCGCATCCGGGCGCTGGCCCCCCGCGCCACGGTGGCGGTCGGGCACGGTCAGATGGCCGCCGATGAACTCGAAGACGTCATGCAGCAGTTTGTGGTGGGAAAAGTGGACATCCTCGTCTCCACGATGATCGTCGAGTCGGGGCTGGACGTGCCGAACGCGAACACGATGATCGTCCACGACGCCCATCGTTTCGGATTGGCACAACTCTACCAGCTTCGCGGGCGGGTCGGCCGGTCGCACCGCCGGGCGTATTGCTATCTGGTGGTCCCGGATACGATCGATTCCTCGGCCGAGGAACGATTGAAGGTGCTGGAGCATCATACCGATCTGGGGGCCGGGTACCGGATCGCCCTGAAGGACCTGGAGCTGCGCGGGGCGGGCAATCTCCTGGGGTCCGAGCAGTCCGGGCATGCCCACGCCGTCGGCTTTGACCTCTACATGCGCTGGCTCGAGGAAACGGTCACCGCGATGCGGGGCCGGGGTGGGGGCGACGCGCCCCAGCCGCCGGATGTGGTCCTGGACGTCCCGGCGCACCTCCCGGACGCCTTTATTCCGGACGACGAGACCAAGCTGGACCTCTACCGCCGACTGGCGCGGGCGTCGGCTCCGGGCGACATTGATGAGTTGCGGGCGGAACTGCGCGAGCGGTTCGGCCCCCTTCCCCCGGAGGCCGACGCGCTGCTCGACATGGGCCGGTTGCGGGCCATCGGCGCGGTGCTGGGGCTCCAGCACGTGCTGGTCCGCGGGGATGAAGCTCGACTCACCTTCCGGCAGGGGGCGACCCCGCGGATGGCCGGGCTTACGCAGGCGCTGGACGATGTCCAGCTGGCCGCCGAGGTGCGCCGCACGGTGCCCCTGTCGTTGCGGCTTGTTCGGCTCGGCGGGGAGGGGTTGGTGCCCTCCCTCGTCCGCGCTTTGCGTCAGGTGGCGGTGTAA
- a CDS encoding VWA domain-containing protein, with amino-acid sequence MIGFAAPWFLLALPAAALPILLHLVRRHEPPEVAFPAVQYLADATRDHRRRAELRHLLLLIARTLLILATVLAAAGMRLTRGAFGSHAPSALVLVVDNSASSGVVVDGEPLLTALRAAADAVLDRATPTDRLWLRTATGPAIPGSPAQLRERLAALRSTASRLDLGAAVREARELVARSERPGEVVVVSDLQQNAVTADVGDVPVLVLHPETAPPRNRRLAMLGASAQPWGPDGGVVTLSVSGSDTAAVPLAFTVGNRAPRDLLVVPGIPVAERVVGVATGWTTLRAALPPDEFRADDERTASLRVAPPASVRWTAGDRFLDAALAVLVADRRVTVGGGVVVGELGAGPSVVTPPADLAMLGALNRRLAARGAAWRYGGTVQGEERSDSGMLLPSREAITQRVRLEPAAPGGEVLATVAGEPWVVRSGDLLLLGSRLEPSWTTLPLGTAFVPFLDALLSRAIRGEFLLPDAVAGVPIRVPDRVTAVTRAGRLERVEGGAFWSPEMAGVYHLLVGEDTLGAVSVVLDPRESDLARAVDGSVRSLWGATTVSGLTDGPSRAFAAGGRGDLRGALLLLALLCVCAEVGLASRAGQRN; translated from the coding sequence ATGATCGGATTCGCAGCGCCGTGGTTCCTGCTGGCGCTCCCCGCCGCGGCCCTCCCGATCCTCTTGCACCTCGTGCGGCGGCATGAGCCGCCAGAAGTTGCCTTCCCCGCGGTGCAGTACCTGGCCGACGCCACCCGCGATCATCGTCGCCGCGCCGAGCTGCGTCACCTGTTGCTGCTGATCGCGCGGACGCTGCTCATCCTCGCCACGGTCCTCGCGGCGGCGGGGATGCGGCTTACCCGCGGTGCCTTCGGGAGCCACGCCCCCAGCGCGCTGGTGCTGGTGGTCGACAACTCGGCGAGCAGTGGCGTCGTGGTCGATGGTGAACCGCTGCTGACTGCATTGCGCGCCGCCGCCGACGCCGTGCTCGATCGGGCGACGCCGACCGATCGACTCTGGCTGCGCACCGCCACCGGCCCGGCGATCCCCGGCTCACCGGCGCAACTGCGGGAACGCCTCGCCGCGTTGCGCTCGACCGCGAGCCGCCTCGATCTCGGTGCTGCGGTTCGCGAGGCGCGCGAGTTGGTGGCTCGCTCCGAGCGGCCGGGCGAGGTCGTGGTGGTCAGCGACCTGCAACAGAACGCGGTGACGGCCGACGTCGGCGACGTCCCGGTGCTCGTGCTGCACCCGGAAACCGCCCCGCCGCGCAATCGTCGCCTCGCGATGCTCGGGGCGAGCGCCCAGCCGTGGGGCCCCGATGGTGGGGTCGTCACGCTCTCGGTGAGCGGCAGCGACACGGCCGCGGTGCCACTGGCGTTCACCGTCGGCAACCGCGCACCGCGCGACCTCCTGGTGGTACCGGGCATTCCCGTGGCGGAACGCGTGGTGGGCGTGGCGACCGGTTGGACCACGCTCCGGGCGGCGCTGCCGCCGGATGAATTCCGTGCCGACGACGAGCGCACCGCGTCGTTGCGCGTGGCCCCGCCGGCCTCGGTGCGATGGACGGCGGGCGATCGCTTCCTCGACGCGGCGCTCGCCGTGCTGGTTGCCGATCGACGAGTGACCGTCGGGGGCGGTGTCGTCGTCGGTGAGTTGGGGGCCGGACCGAGTGTGGTGACGCCGCCGGCCGATCTGGCGATGCTCGGGGCCCTCAATCGTCGCCTCGCCGCCCGCGGTGCCGCGTGGCGGTATGGTGGTACCGTCCAGGGGGAGGAACGGAGCGACAGCGGGATGCTCCTCCCCAGCCGCGAGGCGATCACACAGCGCGTCCGACTCGAACCCGCCGCCCCGGGGGGCGAAGTGCTGGCCACGGTGGCTGGCGAGCCCTGGGTGGTGCGCTCCGGCGACCTGCTGCTGTTGGGCTCCCGGCTGGAGCCGAGTTGGACCACGCTCCCGCTGGGAACGGCGTTCGTCCCGTTCCTCGATGCCCTGTTGAGCCGGGCCATCCGCGGCGAATTCCTGCTGCCCGACGCCGTGGCGGGGGTGCCGATTCGGGTCCCCGATCGGGTCACCGCGGTGACGCGGGCGGGGCGCCTGGAGCGAGTCGAGGGGGGCGCCTTCTGGAGCCCGGAAATGGCTGGGGTGTACCACCTGCTCGTCGGCGAGGATACCTTGGGCGCCGTATCGGTTGTCCTCGACCCGCGAGAATCGGATCTCGCGCGGGCCGTCGATGGTTCGGTGCGCTCGCTCTGGGGAGCTACCACGGTCAGCGGATTGACCGACGGTCCCTCGCGAGCTTTCGCCGCCGGAGGGCGAGGGGACCTGCGTGGTGCCCTGCTCCTCCTTGCGCTTCTCTGTGTCTGCGCGGAAGTCGGCTTGGCCAGCCGCGCCGGCCAACGGAACTGA
- a CDS encoding DUF58 domain-containing protein — MKPPAGTLRAPRPDLLQPAEVARLGGLEVVTEGIVEGYLAGLHRSPRRGFSVEFAEHRQYQPGDDPRYVDWKLLGRTDRLYLKQFEEETNLRAMLVVDASASMAWRGDPLRLTKLDYATRLAAALAMVLLRQRDATGLVTFDEAVRTMLPARVRAGQWPMLANALAATAPGQGTAADVALTQVVGALRRRGMVVLISDLLLDRDLTLKALRFLRHRGHQVLVIHVADPAELDLARGDETRFRDPESGKAVTLAPSDWGDAYRETVRGVVRAWGTACRAAGVRYALVPTDLPFGPALQRALSA, encoded by the coding sequence ATGAAGCCTCCCGCCGGTACGTTGCGCGCTCCCCGCCCTGATCTCCTGCAGCCTGCCGAGGTGGCCCGCCTCGGTGGGCTTGAAGTGGTCACGGAAGGGATCGTCGAGGGCTACCTCGCCGGCCTCCACCGCTCACCGCGGCGCGGCTTCTCGGTCGAGTTCGCCGAGCATCGGCAGTATCAGCCGGGCGACGACCCGCGGTATGTCGACTGGAAGCTGCTCGGCCGGACCGATCGCCTCTACCTCAAGCAATTCGAAGAAGAGACCAATCTTCGCGCCATGCTGGTCGTCGATGCCTCCGCCTCGATGGCGTGGCGCGGCGACCCCCTGCGGTTGACCAAGCTCGATTACGCCACGCGGCTCGCGGCGGCGCTGGCGATGGTGTTGCTCCGGCAACGCGACGCGACGGGACTGGTCACCTTCGACGAAGCGGTGCGCACGATGCTGCCGGCACGCGTCCGCGCGGGGCAGTGGCCGATGCTTGCGAATGCGCTCGCCGCGACGGCACCGGGGCAGGGGACGGCGGCCGATGTCGCGCTCACCCAAGTGGTTGGCGCACTGCGCCGTCGCGGGATGGTGGTGCTGATCTCCGACTTGTTGCTCGATCGCGATCTGACGCTGAAGGCGTTGCGATTCCTCCGGCATCGCGGCCACCAGGTGCTGGTGATCCACGTGGCCGATCCCGCCGAGCTCGATCTCGCGCGTGGTGATGAGACCCGCTTTCGCGATCCGGAGAGTGGCAAGGCCGTGACGCTGGCGCCGAGTGACTGGGGCGACGCCTACCGCGAAACGGTGCGTGGCGTGGTGCGCGCGTGGGGCACCGCCTGTCGTGCGGCTGGCGTGCGGTACGCGTTGGTGCCGACGGACCTTCCCTTCGGCCCCGCGTTGCAGCGCGCGCTCTCGGCATGA
- a CDS encoding M20/M25/M40 family metallo-hydrolase: protein MHRLSIRMAALAALIPALLTAQSPKQIAEAGKLITPAKVLQRISVIADDSMGGRNTPSTGLEKTAQFLADNYKAWGLKPAGDNGTYFQRYPMVKKRIDPAASYFEANEGGQVTRYPFGPLVYGTGATAAPVTANVVIVAGTVTPADIEASTLLKGAVVVLVMDNAKAVAWNNVNRAVLAKQPAAIVQLTNADAAAFAARRTAASAGRYSVETSNPRPVIPTIVIHDSAFNATGGANRPDWNEMRQSPGPVFLPAPAEISVTVNLKEEVQERVMVPNVVAMVEGSDPKLKAEYVVFSGHMDHVGTAGDGVGGANDCVPIKRQDGSMDNICNGADDDASGTTGLLMVAEAWAKLKVKPKRSLVILNVSGEEKGLLGSAWYADHPTVPEAQIVANVNMDMIGRNATDSIVVIGKEHSDLGVTLAGVQKAHPELKLVAADDIWPDERFYSRSDHFNFARKGVPVLFFFNGTHPQYHRPNDEVPLIDTSKLARVAQLGFYFGVNIANTVARPKWNPDSYQLIVVEQKTPPATKRPTP from the coding sequence ATGCACCGTTTGTCGATCCGCATGGCCGCGCTCGCGGCGCTGATCCCCGCCCTGCTCACCGCCCAGTCGCCCAAGCAGATCGCCGAGGCGGGGAAGTTGATCACCCCGGCCAAGGTGCTGCAGCGCATCTCGGTGATCGCCGATGACTCGATGGGCGGCCGCAACACGCCGAGCACCGGGCTCGAGAAGACGGCGCAGTTCCTTGCCGACAACTACAAGGCGTGGGGCCTCAAGCCCGCCGGCGACAACGGCACCTACTTCCAGCGCTATCCGATGGTGAAGAAGCGGATCGATCCGGCGGCCTCGTACTTCGAGGCCAACGAGGGCGGTCAGGTCACCCGCTATCCGTTCGGGCCGCTCGTCTACGGGACCGGCGCCACTGCGGCACCGGTCACGGCGAACGTGGTGATCGTCGCCGGCACGGTGACGCCGGCCGACATCGAGGCGTCGACGCTGCTGAAGGGTGCCGTGGTCGTCCTGGTGATGGACAACGCCAAGGCCGTCGCCTGGAACAACGTGAACCGCGCCGTCTTGGCGAAGCAGCCGGCGGCCATCGTGCAGCTGACCAACGCGGACGCGGCCGCCTTCGCCGCCCGGCGCACGGCGGCGAGTGCCGGCCGCTATTCCGTCGAGACCTCCAACCCGCGGCCGGTGATCCCGACGATCGTGATCCACGACTCCGCCTTCAACGCCACCGGCGGCGCCAATCGCCCCGACTGGAACGAGATGCGTCAGTCCCCGGGCCCGGTGTTCCTCCCGGCGCCGGCCGAGATCTCCGTGACGGTGAATCTCAAGGAAGAGGTGCAGGAGCGGGTGATGGTGCCGAACGTCGTGGCCATGGTCGAAGGGTCGGACCCGAAGTTGAAGGCCGAGTACGTCGTCTTCTCGGGGCACATGGACCATGTTGGCACCGCAGGCGACGGTGTCGGTGGCGCGAATGATTGCGTCCCGATCAAGCGGCAGGATGGATCAATGGACAACATCTGCAACGGTGCCGACGACGATGCCTCCGGCACCACCGGGCTGCTGATGGTCGCCGAGGCCTGGGCCAAGCTGAAGGTCAAGCCGAAGCGCTCGCTGGTCATCCTGAACGTCTCGGGCGAAGAGAAGGGGCTGCTCGGCTCGGCGTGGTACGCCGACCATCCGACCGTCCCGGAGGCGCAGATCGTGGCGAACGTGAACATGGACATGATCGGCCGCAACGCCACTGACTCGATCGTCGTGATCGGCAAGGAGCATTCGGACCTCGGCGTGACGCTCGCCGGCGTGCAGAAGGCGCACCCGGAGCTCAAGCTGGTCGCGGCCGACGACATCTGGCCGGATGAGCGTTTCTACAGCCGCTCCGACCACTTCAACTTCGCGCGGAAGGGCGTGCCGGTCCTCTTCTTCTTCAACGGGACCCACCCGCAGTACCACCGCCCGAACGACGAAGTGCCGCTGATCGACACGAGCAAGCTGGCCCGCGTGGCGCAGCTCGGCTTCTACTTCGGCGTCAACATCGCCAACACGGTGGCGCGTCCGAAGTGGAACCCCGACTCGTACCAGCTGATCGTCGTCGAGCAGAAGACCCCGCCGGCCACGAAGCGCCCCACGCCGTGA
- a CDS encoding carboxymuconolactone decarboxylase family protein, with amino-acid sequence MNDVILGAGNLTINRFFALDNRAYEAGALGTKQKEMLGLVASMVLRCDDCITYHVVRCHEEGVTREEFLEIFSVGLVVGGSIVIPHLRRAMEKLEALS; translated from the coding sequence ATGAACGACGTCATCCTCGGCGCGGGGAACCTGACCATCAACCGCTTCTTCGCGCTCGACAATCGCGCGTACGAAGCGGGGGCCCTCGGGACCAAGCAGAAGGAGATGCTCGGCCTCGTGGCGTCGATGGTCCTCCGCTGTGACGACTGCATCACCTACCACGTGGTCCGCTGCCACGAAGAGGGCGTCACGCGGGAGGAGTTCCTCGAGATCTTCTCGGTGGGATTGGTCGTCGGCGGGAGCATCGTGATTCCGCACCTGCGGAGAGCGATGGAGAAGCTGGAAGCGTTGTCGTAG
- a CDS encoding DMT family transporter, producing MTTPRLSPSAGMLLVTLFWGGNFTATKLAFAQIEPLAFTALRFLLATAVLWAILRVVEPAPAPLPPGAAKKLVWLGVVGNTFYQLCFIEGLARTSATKSSLILAGMPAIVILATWLLGIETTTVRQRLAVLLATIGVVIVVTARGGTLGEGFTAGDAMLLGAIVTWAVYTLLLRHWQIPISSLRLTAWTMYTGTPGLVLLGIPQLLRTDWARVSWAGWGGILYAALLSLVAAYILWNRGVAKLGAARTVVFNCLVPLVATAIAIVGLGERPGLIHLAGGVLIVSGVLMTRQGGVPAEG from the coding sequence ATGACCACCCCCCGCCTCTCCCCCTCCGCCGGCATGCTGCTGGTGACCCTCTTCTGGGGCGGGAACTTCACCGCCACGAAGCTGGCGTTCGCCCAGATCGAACCGCTGGCCTTCACGGCACTCCGGTTCCTGCTGGCCACGGCGGTCCTCTGGGCGATCCTGCGGGTGGTGGAACCGGCCCCGGCGCCCCTCCCGCCGGGGGCGGCGAAGAAGCTCGTCTGGCTCGGTGTGGTCGGGAACACCTTCTACCAGCTCTGCTTCATCGAGGGGCTGGCCCGCACCTCCGCCACCAAGAGCTCGCTGATTCTCGCCGGGATGCCGGCGATCGTGATCCTCGCGACCTGGCTCCTGGGGATCGAGACCACCACCGTCCGCCAGCGCCTCGCCGTGCTGCTCGCCACGATTGGCGTGGTGATCGTGGTCACGGCGCGCGGCGGCACGCTCGGCGAGGGCTTCACGGCCGGCGACGCCATGCTCCTCGGTGCCATCGTCACCTGGGCCGTGTACACGCTGCTGCTCCGGCACTGGCAGATCCCCATCTCCTCCCTCCGCCTCACCGCCTGGACCATGTACACCGGCACGCCGGGCCTCGTCCTCCTCGGCATCCCGCAGCTGCTGCGCACCGACTGGGCGCGCGTCTCGTGGGCCGGGTGGGGCGGCATCCTCTACGCGGCGCTCCTCTCGCTGGTCGCCGCCTACATCCTCTGGAACCGCGGCGTCGCCAAGCTCGGCGCCGCGCGCACCGTGGTCTTCAATTGCCTGGTGCCGCTGGTCGCGACGGCGATCGCGATCGTCGGCCTCGGCGAACGCCCCGGCTTGATCCACCTGGCCGGCGGCGTGCTGATCGTGTCGGGCGTGCTGATGACGCGGCAGGGCGGGGTACCGGCGGAGGGATAA
- the lepA gene encoding elongation factor 4 gives MDQSHIRNFCIVAHIDHGKSTLADRLIELTGTVSKREMREQLTDTMDLERERGITIKLNAVRMMYDAADGAEYALNLIDTPGHVDFTYEVSRSLAACEGAILVVDASQGIQAQTLSNLFLALDAGLEIIPVLNKIDLPGAEPEKRAQEIMALIGSKREEILAVSAKDGTGVPELLEAIVARIPRPRGDTTAPFRALIFDSYYDRYRGAIPSIRVVDGELKSGMKIAFGAHPDDVYEIDSVGHLALGQRTAPVLQAGEVGYFIANLRNVRDARVGDTVLDATRKASELLAGYREVRSMVFAGVYPADAAQYEDLRDALEKLCLNDASLQYEPESSTALGFGFRCGFLGLLHLEIVQERLEREFNLDLITTVPTVEYHVFKTDGDMVAVENPSDLPDVANISRIEEPYVKARIMAPTEYIGGIMKLGQERRGDYHGMTYLDTARVEFSFSFPLGEIVLDFYDKLKSVSRGYASLDYEMDGFRASPLVRLDMLINGDPIDAFSVIIHKDKAYEWGRKLAEKLKELIPRQLFAVAIQAAIGQKVVARETISPMRKDVLAKCYGGDITRKRKLLEKQKEGKKRMKQVGSVEIPQEAFLAVLQVE, from the coding sequence ATGGACCAGTCTCATATCCGCAATTTCTGCATCGTCGCCCACATCGACCACGGCAAGTCCACGCTGGCGGACCGGCTGATCGAACTCACGGGCACCGTTTCGAAGCGGGAGATGCGCGAGCAACTCACCGACACGATGGACCTCGAGCGCGAGCGCGGGATCACCATCAAGCTCAACGCCGTGCGGATGATGTACGACGCCGCCGACGGGGCGGAGTACGCCCTGAACCTGATCGACACCCCGGGCCACGTCGACTTCACCTACGAGGTGTCGCGATCACTGGCCGCCTGCGAGGGCGCCATCCTGGTGGTCGATGCCTCGCAGGGGATCCAGGCGCAGACGCTCTCCAATCTCTTCCTCGCACTCGACGCGGGGCTCGAGATCATCCCGGTGCTGAACAAGATCGACCTCCCCGGCGCCGAGCCCGAGAAGCGCGCCCAGGAGATCATGGCGCTGATCGGGTCCAAGCGCGAGGAGATCCTCGCCGTCTCGGCCAAGGACGGCACCGGCGTCCCCGAACTCCTCGAGGCGATCGTCGCGCGCATTCCGCGGCCGCGTGGCGACACCACCGCGCCGTTCCGCGCGCTGATCTTCGATTCGTACTACGACCGCTACCGCGGCGCGATCCCCTCGATCCGCGTGGTCGACGGTGAACTCAAGAGCGGGATGAAGATCGCCTTCGGCGCCCACCCCGACGACGTCTACGAGATCGACTCGGTCGGCCACCTCGCGCTCGGCCAGCGCACGGCACCGGTGCTGCAGGCCGGCGAGGTCGGCTACTTCATCGCCAACCTTCGCAACGTCCGCGATGCCCGCGTCGGCGACACCGTGCTCGACGCGACGCGCAAGGCGTCCGAGCTGCTGGCAGGCTATCGCGAGGTCCGCTCGATGGTCTTCGCCGGCGTCTACCCCGCCGACGCTGCCCAGTACGAGGACCTGCGCGACGCGCTCGAGAAGCTCTGCCTCAACGACGCCTCGCTGCAATACGAGCCGGAAAGCTCGACGGCCCTGGGCTTCGGCTTCCGCTGCGGCTTCCTCGGCCTGCTCCACCTCGAGATCGTGCAGGAACGCCTCGAGCGCGAGTTCAACCTCGACCTGATCACCACCGTCCCGACGGTGGAGTACCACGTCTTCAAGACCGATGGCGACATGGTCGCGGTCGAGAATCCGAGCGACCTCCCCGACGTGGCCAACATCAGCCGCATCGAGGAGCCGTACGTGAAGGCGCGCATCATGGCACCGACCGAGTACATCGGCGGCATCATGAAGCTCGGGCAGGAGCGGCGCGGCGACTACCACGGCATGACCTATCTCGACACCGCGCGCGTGGAGTTCTCCTTCTCCTTCCCGCTCGGCGAGATCGTGCTCGACTTCTACGACAAGCTGAAGTCGGTCTCCCGCGGCTACGCCTCGCTCGACTACGAGATGGACGGCTTCCGCGCCTCGCCCCTGGTGCGCCTCGACATGCTGATCAATGGCGACCCGATCGACGCCTTCTCGGTGATCATCCACAAGGACAAGGCGTACGAGTGGGGCCGCAAGCTCGCCGAGAAGTTGAAGGAACTGATTCCGCGGCAGCTCTTCGCCGTGGCGATCCAGGCGGCGATCGGGCAGAAGGTCGTCGCGCGCGAGACGATCTCGCCGATGCGGAAGGACGTCCTCGCGAAGTGCTACGGCGGCGACATCACCCGGAAGCGGAAGCTCCTTGAGAAGCAGAAGGAGGGGAAGAAGCGGATGAAGCAGGTCGGCAGCGTCGAGATCCCGCAGGAAGCCTTCCTCGCGGTCCTTCAGGTCGAGTAG